A stretch of DNA from Chrysemys picta bellii isolate R12L10 unplaced genomic scaffold, ASM1138683v2 scaf2442, whole genome shotgun sequence:
gaaataaccaaacatcactgcattatacatcagcaggcaaagtcttaaaatttgagcatgtaatgtcagtggtagtttccattgtaaactacATCCGTTCTAGAGGACTAAAACATAGGACATTTTGAGCCTTTCTTGAAGGGGTAGACACCGAGTGCAATGACTTAAACTACCATACAGAAATGAGGTGATTGAGTCAAGGAAGAGTGCTCCAGCGTTTcgttgctttgaaagaggaggtagcaaaattcctagaaaatgggccaataaaattcccagagcttgaaaatgagtcctggaatcaagatctctttttcttttgtgatattacagcacacctgaatgatctcaacattcaacttcagggaaaaaatcaacttatctttcaaatgtgtgcagcagtgaaagttttcaaaatgaaattgaaactcagggccctcctgagtcccatcggtggctttgggaagggtccgggccacccaagagatctctgtcaggagcattttccctctcctcctggccagtcaagcagcagaacagcttcctgaatctagctcctagggtctgaggtgactggtttctgccaccatcccgaacttgctgaatggcccgtgagacactgagacggacagaggaatccggatcttgctgcaggccactgagagctgaggcagagagaggaagctcaggtcaaaacacatatcgtattagcatgccctagcacctgcaccatgggcctctgtatcttccacaggggcggctctatgttttttgccaccccaagcacggcagtcaggcggcctttggtggcatgcctatgggcggtccgctggtcacgcggattcagcggcgtttctgtcggtgatctgccggtcccgcgccttcagcgtacctgccgccgaattgccgccgaagctgcgggaccggcggtcctcccgcaggcatgccgccgaaggctgcctgactgccgccctcacggcgaccgacacgccgccccccgtggctttccgtcccaggtacgcacttgctgcactggtgcctggagccgcccctgaacttccacagcaactaactcctcccagatgctctggacccaccagggctatcagtgtcatcgccatctgataactgcttaagtcctcagggacatctgcccttggcagcaccatcttccactgcattctggggcatccacctccttagcaccatctccctgacacatgccagggcctctcaccctgcctggcatttactttctcctggtaaaaccttctggcacctggagatggaagtgacgcctgacatcagagaaaacaaagctgggactgatgtccaggctctctcaacagctacctctggccacgtctaaattgaactcaatgcagcagcatggcgggggagttgcactttttcctagactggttcacaagtgggagggatagctcagtggttcgagcattggcctgctaaacccagggttgtgagttcaatccttgagggggccatttagggaactggggtttaaaaaacaaacaaacactatctggggattggtcctgctttgagcagggggttagattagatgatctcctgaggtcccttccaaccctgatattctacaaggagcatgagctctccttccacatgcaaacacagccatgtggcaactacttacactgaagtatcagctccttctcttgcctgaccatggcgggctctgagctttgaacagtgcaacctggaacgtacaatggaaatgaatcttgcaggagttttcacctcccctggggctaccttttaaaaaatgtcagtctttccaacaagcaaaacagctttcaagtggtccctgggataatcagacaagtccacaagctccaagacaaagaggctcatgtcttggaagatacagagagcctgattgccaatggctatggtattgctgcagtcccgcagggattccagtcggtggagctagagggtagggttgtaatttgctccaggccttttgatataatccccagcccaactgcctcaaggacAGGAAATCTAGACACTGGGATCctagggggttaattcttgctgctagtgccctccaagcagaacacgggacaacctctcagatagaagttgcttaagaaaagtcgtggttaccgataaagatggctgctgcccgtcgtattggagcctgggggctttggaggtgatccagacattggagcaagatgtcagatacgctcttgagcttcagcacctaggaatagaaaccaaagaagcttctcgttgctggggccgcagggtgaggagaagagagatttcatctccaggtagctgcttggcttggaggggtgggaagaatgcagctcccatctccatgtatcctgggggcgaccatctacatgccagggagtcattaaatgaccatttcaaagtatcaccagacacattgctggtgtctgagctgctggcactgcagggctggagcctggcactagagaacactgaagcccggttgtatgggcttcatctggggaggacattagagagggtgcagagcataggaaatacggtgcagaagtggccaatgggctggggtaaggtgaaaaatggggacatccagtttcctgcaggattcggaaggcatttttgccatcaactgattctttatgttgtgagctttcacctccgtactgaactcctggccaggtctgg
This window harbors:
- the LOC135980264 gene encoding maestro heat-like repeat-containing protein family member 7, whose amino-acid sequence is MDDGSILEAISAVQNLLQSLDGSELTSVARKLIPLLDAVRPQVRSAAIMLFTELLNTVKRRQKPLLQEEVTRSLVPLLLHLQDEDPDVGKRCQKALAGCFQLLGWSCPKQINSKKAWHTHPRVVDKICQHSVLKLKSVSDILLQCLDHLQSPQAPIRRAAAIFIGCTVQSSEPAMVRQEKELILQSLSGLQQDPDSSVRLSVSRAIQQVRDGGRNQSPQTLGARFRKLFCCLTGQEERENAPDRDLLGGPDPSQSHRWDSGGP